One window of Brevibacterium pigmentatum genomic DNA carries:
- a CDS encoding sensor histidine kinase yields MLNELLAAEGLTDESDVEHIHLLVGDWQLLADLSFADLVLWVPSLSGAYTVLAHARSTTGATLFNRDLIGARATGLEKELLDQASSTRSYVTHVAAAREMGISAGSADVDILAEAVPIIRHGEVIALVVRYSEEVRRRGSSRLEKHYRESAMALMRMIVQGTFPDRDAPSGARHGEPRVGDGIFILDRDSHVQYASPNAVSLMHRLGFGGEIEGSYLSEVVSSLSADLRQVDETLPLVLTGRAPWRTELEVGRTSVSLRAIPLTDEGERIGAIVLARDVSEIRRRKRELLSRDAMIKEMHHRVKNNLQTVSALLRLQTRRIDNPEAKSALTEAMRRVSIIAVVHDVLSQGVESEVDFDEVVDKGLRLTPELTSPLVHIELKRCGSFGTISSADATSLALAITELITNAIEHGFPTENLENLEPGETLNGHVWVTPERNGDRLSVTIADDGIGLGETQNPGNGLGTQIVRTLVSADLAGSIQWQARDGGGTIAVLDVPLRPDSYD; encoded by the coding sequence GTGCTCAACGAACTGCTGGCGGCCGAGGGCCTCACGGATGAGTCAGACGTCGAACACATCCATCTGCTCGTCGGGGACTGGCAGCTGCTGGCCGATCTCTCCTTCGCCGACCTCGTGCTGTGGGTGCCGTCGCTCAGCGGTGCGTATACGGTGCTGGCGCATGCCCGATCGACGACCGGGGCGACGCTGTTCAATCGGGACCTGATCGGAGCGCGGGCGACCGGCTTGGAGAAGGAGCTGCTCGACCAGGCCAGCAGCACCCGCAGTTATGTCACCCACGTCGCCGCAGCCCGAGAGATGGGAATCAGCGCCGGATCCGCCGACGTCGACATCCTCGCCGAGGCGGTGCCGATCATCCGGCATGGCGAGGTCATCGCCCTCGTGGTCCGATATTCCGAAGAGGTTCGTCGCAGGGGTTCGTCCCGGTTGGAGAAGCACTACCGGGAATCGGCGATGGCACTGATGCGGATGATCGTGCAGGGCACGTTCCCCGACCGTGATGCCCCGTCGGGAGCCCGGCACGGAGAACCGCGGGTCGGTGACGGCATCTTCATCCTCGACCGTGACTCGCATGTGCAGTACGCCTCTCCCAACGCCGTGTCGCTGATGCATCGGCTCGGCTTCGGAGGAGAGATCGAAGGCAGCTATCTCTCCGAGGTGGTCTCGAGTCTCAGCGCGGACCTGCGTCAGGTCGACGAGACCCTCCCGCTGGTGCTCACGGGACGCGCCCCGTGGCGGACCGAACTCGAAGTCGGACGCACGAGTGTGTCCCTGCGCGCGATTCCGCTGACGGATGAGGGGGAGCGGATCGGTGCGATAGTCCTCGCCCGTGACGTCTCCGAGATCCGCCGCCGCAAACGGGAGCTGCTCTCCCGCGACGCGATGATCAAAGAGATGCATCACCGGGTGAAGAACAATCTGCAGACCGTGTCCGCACTGCTGCGGCTGCAGACCCGCCGCATCGACAATCCCGAGGCCAAGAGCGCGCTGACGGAGGCGATGCGCCGCGTCTCGATCATCGCAGTGGTCCATGACGTGCTCAGCCAAGGCGTCGAATCCGAGGTGGACTTCGACGAAGTCGTCGACAAGGGACTGCGCCTGACACCCGAGCTGACCAGCCCTCTGGTGCACATCGAACTCAAACGGTGCGGAAGCTTCGGGACCATCTCCTCAGCCGATGCCACCTCGTTGGCCCTGGCCATCACGGAGCTGATCACGAACGCGATCGAACACGGATTCCCCACCGAGAATCTCGAGAATCTGGAACCGGGGGAGACGCTCAACGGGCACGTGTGGGTGACGCCCGAGCGCAACGGCGACCGACTGAGCGTGACGATCGCCGATGACGGCATCGGGCTGGGGGAGACGCAGAATCCGGGCAATGGTCTGGGCACGCAGATCGTGCGCACCTTGGTCTCCGCCGACCTGGCCGGTTCGATCCAATGGCAGGCGCGAGACGGCGGCGGAACCATAGCCGTCCTCGATGTGCCGCTGCGCCCGGACTCCTACGACTGA
- a CDS encoding Rv3235 family protein, with product MTAPLTLTRPQAPAPPRQPVAPVPTAQSPRRVSRHDRGQDIADDRARIAATATSLAVACLEVLSGVRRSETIARWVEPELLAKIDHRCQLRAEVAPHRATVPGSRTVRPGTAHVCQVTPEIAEVTVIVAAANRIRAVAVRLELLTTRWTLTALQTM from the coding sequence ATGACCGCCCCGCTCACCCTCACCCGACCACAGGCTCCGGCACCGCCTCGGCAACCAGTTGCGCCGGTGCCCACTGCGCAGTCTCCTCGCCGAGTCAGTCGGCATGACCGAGGGCAGGACATTGCGGACGATCGGGCGCGGATCGCGGCCACGGCCACCTCGTTGGCGGTTGCCTGCCTCGAGGTCCTCTCCGGTGTCAGGCGCAGCGAGACGATCGCCCGCTGGGTCGAGCCGGAGCTGCTGGCGAAGATCGATCACCGCTGTCAGCTGCGCGCCGAGGTGGCGCCGCACCGGGCGACCGTGCCCGGCAGCCGTACGGTGCGGCCGGGAACGGCGCACGTCTGCCAGGTCACGCCCGAGATCGCCGAAGTCACGGTCATCGTTGCCGCTGCAAACCGCATCCGGGCGGTGGCAGTCCGCTTGGAGCTGCTCACCACCCGCTGGACGCTGACTGCGCTGCAGACGATGTGA
- a CDS encoding DUF2505 family protein: MRSLTLNQEYSVDLSTFLAKLADPGVWEKLGSDASAEYIDPDTEMTVRTPMPKAELPSALASRLPDNTVLVEVYMIPGDVLGDEAEIRMTARAAGVPVEIDAVLELREVESVTKLAAHAEISSSIPMFGPMIEQAVVPILEKRLGDRLRRFESA; encoded by the coding sequence ATGCGATCTCTGACTCTCAATCAAGAATATTCGGTTGATCTGTCGACATTCCTGGCAAAACTCGCCGACCCCGGCGTGTGGGAGAAGCTCGGCTCCGATGCCAGCGCCGAATACATCGACCCCGACACCGAGATGACCGTGCGGACGCCGATGCCCAAGGCCGAGCTTCCGTCGGCTCTGGCCTCCAGGCTTCCGGACAACACCGTGCTGGTCGAGGTGTACATGATTCCCGGAGACGTCCTCGGAGATGAGGCCGAGATCCGCATGACCGCCCGTGCCGCAGGAGTTCCCGTCGAAATCGATGCGGTCCTCGAGCTGCGCGAAGTCGAGTCGGTGACGAAGCTGGCCGCACACGCCGAGATCAGCTCATCGATCCCGATGTTCGGGCCGATGATCGAACAGGCCGTGGTTCCGATCCTGGAGAAGCGGTTGGGCGACCGGCTGCGCCGCTTCGAATCCGCCTGA
- a CDS encoding DUF6912 family protein, with product MAIRCYIPATLTALRSTLTDVRAVAPDAQGRSLRGEEFESAEFDAMCIAAALAANAAFDPAETEPGTEAAPERRVIVAYDAPESSPTEPLTEGFDLIGLGEVDLSRVASFHLDEDVVWDEAVRLAEETGPGAAEDHLGASDLLWYDASELEQLLGDTA from the coding sequence ATGGCCATTCGCTGCTACATTCCCGCCACCCTGACCGCGCTGCGCTCGACGCTGACCGACGTCCGTGCCGTCGCTCCCGACGCTCAGGGGCGCAGCCTGCGCGGTGAGGAGTTCGAATCCGCTGAGTTCGACGCGATGTGCATCGCCGCCGCCCTGGCCGCGAATGCGGCGTTCGATCCCGCTGAAACCGAACCCGGCACCGAGGCGGCTCCCGAGCGCCGTGTCATCGTGGCCTATGACGCCCCCGAGTCCAGCCCGACCGAACCGCTGACCGAGGGCTTCGACCTCATCGGCCTCGGTGAAGTCGACCTGTCCAGGGTGGCGAGCTTCCACCTCGACGAGGACGTCGTCTGGGATGAGGCGGTGCGTCTGGCCGAGGAGACGGGTCCCGGCGCGGCCGAGGACCACCTCGGCGCTTCCGATCTGCTGTGGTACGACGCGTCGGAGCTGGAGCAGCTGCTCGGCGACACGGCCTGA
- a CDS encoding LysM peptidoglycan-binding domain-containing protein has translation MYLLIACAGSWLVLLGSFFTAWKQLPQPLTTSDVVVLVIIGTGALLFSRIGVVSLLALLMRVLPSGRFRSVLAGVVVTVMPRILASSVLAIISAGLVVHSAQAAPITGPGPELTSSTQAPTDPGWPTVDDDERSADRAPLPDPGWPTESPPDNTPPSPSGDPPADDPMRSDRADEPDRSGNSNEPGDETDVPAGSGTATHIVAHGESLWSIAADLADTPAEIPQLVADVYAANEDTIGPDPSLIIAGQRLEIQT, from the coding sequence ATGTATCTCTTGATTGCATGTGCGGGTTCATGGCTGGTTCTGCTCGGTTCGTTCTTCACAGCGTGGAAGCAGCTGCCCCAACCGCTGACGACCAGTGACGTCGTCGTCCTCGTCATCATCGGCACCGGAGCACTCCTGTTCTCACGAATCGGAGTCGTCTCACTGCTGGCGCTGCTGATGAGAGTTCTCCCTTCCGGTCGCTTCCGGTCGGTGCTGGCCGGAGTCGTCGTCACGGTGATGCCGCGGATACTCGCGTCGAGCGTTCTTGCCATCATCTCCGCCGGCTTGGTCGTCCACTCCGCTCAAGCGGCGCCGATCACCGGTCCCGGGCCCGAGCTGACGTCGTCGACACAGGCCCCGACCGATCCCGGGTGGCCGACTGTCGACGATGATGAGCGCTCCGCGGATCGGGCACCACTTCCCGACCCCGGTTGGCCTACCGAATCGCCGCCGGACAACACGCCTCCGTCCCCCTCGGGCGACCCACCGGCCGACGATCCCATGAGATCGGATCGGGCCGACGAACCGGACCGCAGCGGGAATTCGAACGAGCCGGGCGACGAAACCGATGTACCTGCGGGTTCCGGGACCGCCACACATATTGTCGCTCACGGCGAGAGCCTGTGGTCGATCGCAGCCGATCTGGCCGACACCCCAGCGGAGATTCCGCAGCTCGTCGCTGACGTCTACGCCGCCAACGAGGACACCATCGGACCCGATCCGAGCCTCATCATCGCTGGTCAGAGATTGGAGATCCAGACATGA
- a CDS encoding SAF domain-containing protein, which translates to MELSKRIRRPRWTDARLLVGAMLVVLAVVGTYLLVTSANSTTRVWASARALVPGEVLKPADLTVAEVNLADLGKKYLSADSELPENTSVRAVVAAGELLAASAVAPLSELEGRVVAIDIAGSVPSVVDSGSLVDVWAQPEQNGLDDDGTPPEQIVDSAPVAHINRDVGSFGAGEGARIEVFVGSVDLPGVLAALDGRSVLSVVGAPSVPADEGEQ; encoded by the coding sequence ATGGAGCTCTCGAAACGAATCCGCCGTCCGCGCTGGACCGATGCCCGGCTCTTGGTCGGGGCGATGCTCGTCGTCCTCGCTGTCGTCGGCACCTATCTGCTCGTCACCTCGGCGAACTCGACCACCCGAGTGTGGGCGAGCGCACGCGCACTCGTCCCCGGTGAAGTGCTCAAGCCGGCCGATCTCACCGTCGCCGAGGTGAACCTCGCCGACCTCGGCAAGAAGTACCTCTCGGCCGATTCCGAGCTGCCGGAGAACACGAGCGTGCGCGCCGTCGTAGCAGCTGGAGAGCTGCTGGCCGCCTCGGCGGTGGCGCCCCTGTCCGAACTCGAAGGACGGGTTGTGGCCATCGACATCGCCGGTTCGGTGCCGAGTGTCGTCGACTCGGGCAGCCTCGTCGACGTGTGGGCGCAGCCGGAGCAGAACGGACTCGACGACGACGGAACTCCGCCCGAGCAGATCGTCGATTCGGCCCCGGTCGCCCATATCAATCGGGACGTGGGCAGCTTCGGGGCAGGCGAGGGCGCGCGCATCGAAGTGTTCGTCGGCTCCGTGGACCTGCCCGGCGTGCTCGCCGCTCTCGACGGTCGCAGCGTGCTCTCCGTCGTCGGCGCCCCGTCCGTTCCCGCCGACGAAGGCGAGCAGTGA
- a CDS encoding helix-turn-helix domain-containing protein, translating into MAVESRFLPLTDVAELLNVSIAQARALVRSGDLRAIKVGGRGQWRVEKSEIEAYIQRMYERTEYQIKTGSIED; encoded by the coding sequence ATGGCCGTCGAAAGTCGCTTCCTGCCGCTGACCGATGTGGCCGAGCTGCTCAACGTCTCGATCGCACAGGCTCGGGCCCTCGTCCGTTCCGGCGATCTCCGCGCCATCAAGGTCGGCGGGCGCGGCCAGTGGCGGGTCGAGAAGTCCGAGATCGAGGCGTATATCCAGCGCATGTACGAGCGCACCGAGTATCAGATCAAGACCGGATCCATCGAGGACTGA
- a CDS encoding AAA family ATPase translates to MTQVLLAVDFEYDLILFELLSEIDDVTIVARPADEVELLAHCRTGGADVVIIGRYFPGLDAEVVAAITASGAKVLGFGDDAHALEAVGITAVVATDADATTMASAIDDVRAATVVPPRPIAPPGPGGGAGVIITVWGTGSSPGRTLTAVNLADQASRQGRRSVLVDADTVSGMVASTLGLTEESSHLASLCRSQTDPVNRLGRQTVPHASIRENFHAVTGLTRPERWPEIRASVLEAVLKRLAKVYDVVIVDVSDRIDPDDDLADPFYDRHCATRAALEAADIVLVLAAGDPIGLQRLVKLLGTPRAEAVREKMRLVITKVRPSAVGHPAETRIREVLDRFVRITPDFLLSDDRSTADAAMLAGHTLHEQNPKSVLVGDLARMVDDLLPGRRRTRRSGGGRERRGAGRRGRTQKVRVSQGSGAQD, encoded by the coding sequence ATGACTCAGGTCCTGCTGGCCGTCGACTTCGAATACGACCTCATCCTCTTCGAGCTGCTCAGCGAGATCGACGACGTCACGATCGTCGCCCGCCCCGCCGACGAGGTGGAGCTGCTGGCCCACTGCCGCACCGGCGGGGCCGACGTCGTCATCATCGGCCGCTATTTTCCCGGCCTCGACGCCGAAGTGGTCGCCGCGATCACAGCATCCGGTGCGAAGGTGCTCGGCTTCGGCGACGACGCGCACGCCCTCGAGGCCGTCGGCATCACCGCGGTCGTCGCAACCGACGCGGATGCGACGACAATGGCGTCGGCGATCGACGACGTCCGTGCCGCCACCGTGGTCCCGCCGCGCCCGATCGCACCTCCCGGCCCCGGCGGGGGAGCGGGAGTGATCATCACCGTGTGGGGGACCGGATCATCGCCCGGACGCACACTCACCGCGGTCAACCTCGCCGATCAGGCCTCCCGCCAGGGCAGACGCAGCGTCCTCGTCGACGCGGACACCGTCTCCGGGATGGTCGCGTCCACCCTCGGCCTGACAGAGGAGTCCTCGCACCTGGCGAGCCTCTGCCGGTCGCAGACGGACCCGGTGAACCGCCTCGGCCGGCAGACTGTGCCGCATGCGTCGATCCGTGAGAACTTCCACGCCGTCACCGGGCTGACCCGGCCCGAACGGTGGCCGGAGATCCGCGCTTCCGTCCTCGAAGCGGTGCTCAAACGTCTGGCCAAGGTCTACGACGTCGTCATCGTCGACGTCAGCGACCGCATCGATCCCGATGATGACTTGGCCGACCCCTTCTATGACCGGCACTGCGCGACCCGCGCCGCTCTCGAGGCCGCCGATATCGTGCTCGTCCTCGCCGCCGGTGATCCGATCGGTCTGCAGCGGCTGGTCAAACTCCTCGGCACACCGCGGGCGGAGGCGGTCCGGGAGAAGATGCGTCTGGTGATCACGAAGGTGCGGCCGAGCGCGGTCGGTCACCCCGCCGAGACGCGGATCAGAGAAGTCCTCGACCGATTCGTCAGGATCACTCCGGACTTCCTGCTCAGCGACGATCGCTCCACGGCTGATGCCGCGATGCTCGCCGGCCACACCTTGCATGAGCAGAACCCGAAGTCCGTCCTCGTCGGAGATCTCGCGCGGATGGTCGACGATCTCCTGCCGGGTCGTCGCCGGACCCGCAGATCCGGAGGAGGACGCGAACGTCGCGGCGCCGGTCGTCGCGGACGCACACAGAAAGTGCGGGTGAGCCAGGGGAGCGGAGCGCAGGACTAA
- a CDS encoding NAD-glutamate dehydrogenase, translating to MTQVSISNVAEEWRKQRGQSAPENFLEAYYPRFETGAHDPEAYAAAAARHFALGTEYDGQRPAIAIYNPDVDSPEFRDNHTVIAIVLADMPHLVSSIVSDLAANGRAIRRVHHPIITVTGTGPGEKVLSPAEAPALSADTASIPTVSEDPASRVDGAPQQQSWIRLEIDRISETDFDALEERLRGVLDYVSAAARDAQAMAAKAKDIAAELSAHSPRPELASEAESAAALLTWLDGHFTFLGYREYDYIHDPDHSSLEPIEDTSMGISALRPLVSSPLSQAVADKALEPHVLVLTKANSRSRVIRSSFMDYIGVKTFDADGEIVGERRFVGVFKPEFYNDSVLNIPVIDRKVAKILSASGFPAGSHSANELLGVLENYPREDLLHEGTEEIYDVVMEIVDMQERRESRVFVRTDPYQRFVSVILYLPRDLYNTDARVRVQEVLRQFYNADSVDFDVLLSESALARIHFVARVARDCELPQISTDEVEARIVGAVRSWSEDVHAFLVPAEAGDTGASQARADLWSKAFPPSYGEYHTPAEAVADVGRFEALEAGHGPAVRLYRPDQSTDASVRLVLYRRDRVSLSEVLPYLTAFGADVVDERPHELDLADGTHRYIYDFGLSFSEELADDDYDRIAEAFMAGWDGKKEAGVFDRLVVAGLSWQHVTIIRALGKYLRQAGFTYSDAYVGEVYSENPNISKLLVDYFTAKFDPDVDDVGREEAMAEIDESIESALSEVASLDADRVLRSSLELLRATLRTNYYIDESGALPTALVLKIRPDELSFVPKPKPALEMWVYSPQVEGVHLRFGTVARGGLRWSDRRDDFRTEVLGLVKAQMVKNALIVPTGAKGGFFPKQLPPMSDRDAWMAAGQAAYEVFIESMLEVADNLTYGADDSSVVVHPDRVVRHDGDDYYLVVAADKGTARFSDVANAIAERRGFWLGDAFASGGSVGYDHKAMAITSRGAWKSVERHFRELGLNTAAEDFTVVGIGDMSGDVFGNGMLRSQHIRLVAAFDHRDIFLDPNPDAARSFVERQRLFDLPRSSWQDYDRELISAGGGVFPRSAKSIDLSAEAASVLGVEPGKRSPADLMSEILKAPVDLVYNGGIGTYIKSSAESHADVGDKSNDAIRIDGADVRARVIGEGGNLGVTQLGRVEAALGGVEVNTDAVDNSAGVDSSDHEVNIKLLLRTLLHKGAFAAEEREQVLHSFTDQVADRVLANNYSQNVVLGEARAQTESMSGTYGRMLNYLEKHADLDRAVEFLPNADELATREFSYYVSPELAVLLAYVKMHAADEVLASTVPDETWMRRELVSYFPEALQEKYGELIPEHPLHREIATAKLVNRLVDRGGLTYIYRMLEETPASVPQIARVFVVVSEIFGLDDFFEAVCALDNQVPTEVQVKLQHDYVRVLDRSSRWLVQQAPDSLDVDSGIEMYGKVVEALRSRVPDLVDGYDAETMQAKAQSYIDEGVPSELAWRSAALLDEFVLLDITQLAARANESAEDVAEVYYAVNERFSGSQILTLIGDLDRSDRWSALARGSMRDDYYAAILSVTETVLGATDSPISGTPDERAKQRLAEWLERNDTIVGRVLETTETILGLDSVTQAPLSVLLRSLRSLVRSSAWESEHNG from the coding sequence GTGACTCAGGTCTCAATTTCGAATGTTGCAGAAGAGTGGAGGAAGCAGAGGGGACAATCTGCTCCCGAGAACTTCCTCGAAGCGTACTATCCGCGATTCGAAACAGGGGCCCACGATCCCGAGGCATACGCTGCCGCGGCGGCCCGCCACTTCGCACTCGGCACCGAATACGACGGTCAGAGGCCGGCGATCGCGATCTACAACCCGGACGTCGACTCGCCGGAATTCCGGGACAACCACACGGTCATCGCCATCGTGCTCGCCGATATGCCTCACCTCGTGTCCTCGATCGTCAGCGACCTCGCCGCGAACGGCAGAGCCATCCGCCGCGTCCACCACCCGATCATCACGGTCACCGGAACCGGTCCGGGGGAGAAGGTCCTCTCTCCGGCAGAAGCTCCCGCGCTCAGTGCGGACACGGCGAGCATTCCCACGGTCTCCGAAGACCCTGCCAGCAGGGTGGACGGCGCCCCGCAGCAGCAGTCGTGGATCCGCCTCGAGATCGACCGCATCTCGGAGACCGACTTCGACGCACTCGAAGAGCGCCTGCGCGGAGTCCTCGACTATGTCTCCGCGGCAGCCCGGGACGCTCAGGCGATGGCCGCGAAGGCCAAAGACATCGCCGCAGAGCTGAGCGCGCACTCACCGCGTCCGGAGCTGGCCTCCGAAGCCGAGTCCGCCGCCGCCCTGCTCACCTGGCTCGACGGTCACTTCACCTTCCTCGGCTACCGCGAGTACGACTACATCCACGACCCCGACCACAGCAGCCTCGAACCGATCGAGGACACCTCGATGGGCATCTCGGCCCTGCGTCCCCTCGTGTCGTCGCCGCTCAGCCAGGCCGTCGCCGACAAGGCACTGGAACCGCATGTGCTGGTGCTGACGAAGGCGAACTCCCGTTCCCGTGTCATCCGCTCGTCCTTCATGGACTACATCGGCGTGAAGACCTTCGATGCCGACGGCGAGATCGTCGGCGAGCGCCGCTTCGTGGGCGTGTTCAAACCCGAGTTCTACAACGACAGCGTCCTCAACATCCCGGTCATCGATCGGAAGGTCGCGAAGATCCTCTCGGCCAGCGGATTCCCCGCCGGATCCCATTCGGCCAACGAACTCCTCGGAGTTTTGGAGAACTACCCCCGCGAGGACCTGCTGCATGAGGGCACCGAGGAGATCTATGACGTCGTCATGGAGATCGTCGATATGCAGGAACGCCGGGAATCCCGCGTGTTCGTCCGCACCGATCCGTACCAGCGCTTCGTCTCCGTCATCCTCTACCTCCCACGCGATCTGTACAACACCGATGCCCGAGTGCGCGTGCAGGAAGTGCTGCGTCAGTTCTACAACGCCGACAGCGTCGACTTCGATGTGCTGCTGAGCGAATCGGCGCTGGCCCGCATCCACTTCGTGGCCCGTGTCGCCCGTGACTGCGAACTGCCGCAGATCAGCACCGACGAGGTCGAGGCCCGCATCGTCGGAGCCGTCCGCTCCTGGTCCGAAGATGTCCACGCGTTCCTGGTTCCCGCCGAAGCCGGCGACACCGGAGCCTCGCAGGCCCGGGCCGACCTGTGGTCGAAGGCGTTCCCGCCCAGCTACGGTGAGTATCACACCCCCGCCGAGGCGGTCGCCGACGTCGGTCGGTTCGAAGCTCTCGAAGCCGGCCACGGTCCGGCAGTCCGGCTCTACCGTCCCGACCAGAGCACCGACGCCTCCGTCCGGCTCGTCCTCTACCGTCGTGACCGGGTCAGCCTGTCCGAGGTCCTGCCCTACCTCACGGCATTCGGTGCCGACGTCGTCGACGAACGGCCCCACGAGCTCGACCTCGCCGACGGAACGCATCGATACATCTACGACTTCGGACTCAGCTTCTCCGAAGAGCTGGCCGATGACGACTACGACCGCATCGCCGAGGCCTTCATGGCCGGCTGGGACGGCAAGAAGGAAGCGGGAGTCTTTGACCGCCTCGTCGTCGCCGGACTCTCCTGGCAGCATGTGACGATCATCCGCGCACTAGGCAAATACCTGCGCCAGGCGGGCTTCACCTATTCCGATGCCTATGTCGGTGAGGTCTACAGCGAGAACCCGAACATCTCGAAGCTGCTCGTCGACTACTTCACCGCCAAGTTCGACCCGGACGTCGACGATGTCGGACGCGAAGAGGCGATGGCCGAGATCGACGAGTCGATCGAATCCGCACTCAGCGAGGTGGCCAGCCTCGACGCCGACCGCGTCCTGCGGTCCTCGCTCGAACTGCTGCGTGCGACCCTGCGCACGAACTACTACATCGACGAATCCGGTGCCCTGCCCACGGCACTGGTGCTCAAGATCCGGCCCGACGAGCTCAGCTTCGTGCCGAAGCCGAAGCCGGCACTCGAGATGTGGGTGTACTCCCCGCAGGTCGAAGGCGTCCACCTGCGCTTCGGCACCGTCGCCCGCGGCGGACTGCGCTGGTCGGATCGTCGCGATGACTTCCGCACCGAGGTCCTCGGCCTCGTCAAGGCGCAGATGGTCAAGAACGCCCTCATCGTGCCCACCGGCGCCAAGGGCGGATTCTTCCCCAAGCAGCTGCCGCCGATGAGCGATCGGGACGCCTGGATGGCCGCCGGTCAGGCCGCCTACGAGGTGTTCATCGAAAGCATGCTCGAGGTCGCCGACAACCTCACCTACGGTGCCGATGACTCCAGCGTCGTCGTCCACCCCGACCGCGTCGTCCGCCACGACGGCGATGACTACTACCTCGTCGTCGCCGCTGACAAGGGCACGGCACGGTTCTCCGATGTCGCCAATGCGATCGCCGAACGCCGAGGATTCTGGCTCGGCGATGCGTTCGCCTCGGGCGGATCGGTCGGCTACGACCACAAGGCGATGGCCATCACCTCCCGGGGTGCGTGGAAGTCCGTCGAACGCCACTTCCGCGAACTCGGGCTCAACACCGCAGCCGAGGACTTCACGGTCGTGGGCATCGGCGATATGAGCGGCGACGTCTTCGGCAACGGCATGCTGCGCAGTCAGCACATCCGCCTGGTCGCGGCCTTCGACCACCGGGACATCTTCCTCGACCCGAACCCCGACGCCGCCCGCAGCTTCGTCGAACGTCAGCGGCTCTTCGACCTGCCGCGGTCGAGCTGGCAGGACTACGACCGGGAGCTCATCTCCGCCGGCGGCGGAGTCTTCCCCCGGTCGGCGAAGTCGATCGACCTCAGCGCAGAAGCCGCCTCGGTGCTCGGAGTCGAACCCGGAAAGCGCAGCCCCGCTGACCTCATGTCCGAAATCCTCAAGGCACCCGTCGACCTCGTCTACAACGGCGGAATCGGCACCTATATCAAGTCCTCTGCCGAGAGCCACGCCGATGTCGGCGACAAGTCCAACGATGCCATCCGCATCGACGGCGCAGATGTGCGGGCGCGTGTGATCGGAGAGGGCGGCAACCTCGGTGTGACTCAGCTCGGACGTGTCGAGGCCGCGCTGGGCGGCGTCGAGGTCAACACCGATGCCGTCGACAACTCGGCCGGCGTCGACAGCTCCGACCATGAGGTCAACATCAAGCTGCTCCTGCGCACGCTTCTGCACAAGGGAGCCTTCGCCGCCGAAGAGCGGGAGCAGGTCCTGCACTCGTTCACCGACCAGGTCGCTGACCGAGTGCTGGCGAACAACTACTCCCAGAACGTCGTCCTCGGCGAGGCTCGGGCGCAGACCGAATCGATGTCGGGCACCTACGGTCGGATGCTCAACTACCTGGAGAAGCACGCCGACCTCGATCGTGCGGTCGAATTCCTGCCCAATGCCGACGAACTGGCCACACGCGAGTTCAGCTACTATGTCTCACCCGAGTTGGCCGTGCTGCTGGCCTATGTGAAGATGCACGCCGCCGATGAGGTCCTCGCCAGCACCGTGCCGGACGAGACTTGGATGCGGCGCGAACTCGTGTCCTACTTCCCGGAGGCCCTGCAGGAGAAGTACGGCGAGCTCATCCCCGAACACCCTCTGCACAGGGAGATCGCGACGGCGAAGCTCGTCAACCGACTCGTCGATCGTGGTGGACTCACCTACATCTACCGGATGTTGGAAGAGACTCCGGCTTCGGTGCCGCAGATCGCACGCGTGTTCGTCGTGGTCTCGGAGATCTTCGGACTCGATGACTTCTTCGAAGCGGTGTGCGCACTCGACAACCAGGTGCCGACCGAGGTGCAGGTGAAGCTCCAGCACGATTATGTGCGTGTCCTCGACCGCTCCTCGCGTTGGCTCGTGCAGCAGGCACCGGACAGCCTCGACGTCGATTCCGGCATCGAGATGTACGGCAAGGTAGTCGAGGCTCTGCGGTCCCGGGTTCCCGACCTCGTCGACGGCTACGATGCCGAGACGATGCAGGCGAAGGCTCAGAGCTACATCGACGAAGGCGTGCCGAGCGAACTCGCTTGGCGGTCGGCCGCCCTGCTCGACGAGTTCGTGCTGCTGGACATCACCCAGCTGGCCGCCCGGGCGAACGAATCCGCCGAGGATGTCGCCGAGGTCTACTACGCCGTGAACGAACGCTTCTCCGGTTCGCAGATCCTCACCCTCATCGGTGACCTCGACCGCAGCGACCGGTGGTCGGCTCTGGCTCGCGGATCCATGCGTGACGATTACTACGCCGCGATCCTGTCGGTGACCGAGACGGTCCTCGGCGCCACGGATTCGCCGATCTCCGGAACCCCGGACGAACGGGCGAAGCAGCGGCTGGCCGAATGGTTGGAGCGCAACGACACGATCGTGGGCCGGGTGCTGGAGACGACGGAGACGATCCTCGGACTCGACTCGGTGACCCAGGCACCGCTGTCGGTGCTGCTGCGTTCCCTGCGGTCGCTGGTCCGCTCCTCGGCGTGGGAGAGCGAACACAACGGCTGA